A window of Festucalex cinctus isolate MCC-2025b chromosome 6, RoL_Fcin_1.0, whole genome shotgun sequence contains these coding sequences:
- the wdr17 gene encoding WD repeat-containing protein 17 isoform X5: protein MFITGDSQVGVLRIWNVSRSTPLDSFKLKKTGFHALHVLNSPLGKKANSPDMSTVTRKMRDIRPNNRDKLKAAIKLADASVTTWRAQSSCSSGKSQHTSSTSEAVPPPTLSQNQSFSLPPGHAVCCFMDGGVGLYDMGAKKWDFLRDLGHVETIFDCKFKPDDPNLLATASFDGTIKIWDTNTLTAVYTSPGNEGVVYSLSWAPGDLNCIAGATSRNGAFIWDIRKGKIITRFNEHGKNGIFCISWSHKDSKRIATCSGDGFCIIRTIDGKILHKYKHPAAVFGCDWSQNNKDMIATGCEDKNVRVYYLATSSDQPLKVFTGHLAKVFHVRWSPLREGILCSGSDDGTVRIWDYTQDACINVLSGHTAPVRGLMWNTEIPYLLISGSWDYTIRVWDTRDGNCLDTVYDHGADVYGLTCHQSRPFTMASCSRDSTVRLWSLTPLISPLLLNILTNQPWEKITGNTDKAMVPSSPPLLCGKVSRDIKQELEKLSSDTTAKKLRWFSECCSPPGGSSNLWDLVSVINGQDDSLLPGSYSKGVMHMKHLLNFKTSEAQELTIVKMSKFGGGIGAPSKEERLKEAGDIHLRLGQIQRYCELMVELGQWEKALAVAPGVSMKYWKKLMQRRADQLMVEDNDDAIPYCIATGDIKKLVTFFTGRGQLLEALLIAQGACEGNIRTPQTSTINHKTNDVDNRQQYQSLLHNVCEQLAEWYFQDGCSVLAACCHLAVDNVKLAMSSLIRGNELELAACVGIVLGDAAAQSTAYCLELLARKYMTPLTWDLSVDLLGMIPENHILLAKLCAFYPGSTAEINQLHERCCLPSLEQCRALAEESMCEGDLFSAVKFHLLTSEPENALKIAIEHVKEQLTGSNWTVDSIHPILDLLSYIRSDRLLMANSARARSELLILCGYIGGLLAIKRCYSSIVPALYEYTSQLLKRKEVSVPLKIEQLSMELDAWRACTQSTGNPASESQREDFRCLEKRILPANSVSCGADYVTGSNLPSHSDVQLSCFTGHRIQGPVFLLEDGKSAISLNDALMWAKVNPFSPLGTGVRINPF from the exons CTCAGAGTTCCTGTTCTTCTGGTAAAAGTCAGCACACCAGCTCTACTAGTGAGGCAGTACCTCCCCCAACATTGTCACAGAACCAGTCCTTCTCTTTGCCCCCTGGTCATGCAGTGTGTTGTTTTATGGATGGAGGTGTAGGGCTCTATGACATGGGCGCTAAGAAGTGGGACTTTCTACGAGACCTG GGCCATGTCGAGACCATCTTTGACTGCAAGTTCAAGCCCGATGACCCTAACTTGTTAGCCACCGCTAGCTTTGATGGCACCATCAAAATCTGGGACACCAACACATTGACAGCAGTTTATACGTCCCCTGGCAATGAAGGAGTGGTTTACTCTTTGTCCTGGGCTCCAG GTGACCTAAACTGCATTGCAGGCGCAACATCTCGCAATGGAGCTTTCATTTGGGACATCAGGAAAGGAAAAATTATCACACGCTTTAATGAG CATGGTAAAAACGGTATATTTTGTATATCCTGGAGTCACAAAGATTCAAAGCGAATTGCAACCTGTAGTGGTGATGGATTCTG TATCATTCGCACCATTGATGGTAAAATCCTTCACAAATACAAACATCCTGCTGCAGTTTTTGGCTGTGACTGGAGTCAAAACAACAA GGATATGATTGCTACTGGTTGCGAGGATaagaatgtccgtgtgtattaCCTGGCCACCAGCTCAGACCAGCCCCTCAAAGTCTTTACTGGACACCTAGCTAAAGTATTTCATGTCCGTTGGTCTCCGCTCAGAGAGGGGATACTTTGTTCTGGATCCGATGATGG AACTGTTCGTATATGGGACTACACACAGGATGCATGCATCAATGTGTTGAGTGGTCATACAGCACCAGTCAGAGGCCTGATGTGGAACACAGAGATTCCATACCTCCTAATTTCAG GTTCTTGGGATTATACAATCAGGGTTTGGGACACAAGAGATGGCAACTGCCTGGATACAGTCTATGACCATGGTGCCGATGTTTATG gttTAACATGCCATCAGAGTCGTCCTTTCACCATGGCCAGTTGTAGCAGAGACAGTACAGTGAGGCTGTGGTCTCTAACACCCCTAATCTCTCCTCTGCTGCTAAACATCCTCACCAACCAACCCTGGGAGAAGATAACTGGAAACACTG ATAAAGCTATGGTTCCAAGTTCTCCACCACTACTCTGTGGTAAAGTGTCAAGAGACATCAAGCAGGAGCTGGAAAAGCTAAGCTCCGACACTACAGCCAAGAAGCTGCGTTGGTTCTCTGAATGCTGTTCG CCTCCAGGGGGAAGCAGCAATTTGTGGGACTTGGTATCAGTCATTAATGGGCAGGATGACTCACTGCTACCAGGCAGCTACAGCAAGGGTGTAATGCACATGAAACACCTGCTAAACTTTAAAACA TCTGAAGCCCAGGAATTGACCATTGTCAAGATGTCGAAATTCGGGGGCGGAATCGGTGCTCCCAGTAAAGAAGAACGGCTTAAAGAAGCAGGCGATATCCATCTGAGGCTAGGACAGATTCAGCGATACTGCGAATTAATGGTGGAGCTTGGACAG TGGGAGAAAGCGTTAGCTGTCGCACCAGGAGTATCTATGAAGTACTGGAAAAAACTGATGCAAAG GAGAGCTGATCAGCTGATGGTGGAGGATAACGATGATGCAATCCCCTACTGCATTGCCACCGGAGATATTAAAAAGCTTGTAACATTCTTCACAGGCAGAGGACAACTGCTTGAGGCCTTACTTATTGCACAG gggGCATGTGAGGGGAACATCCGTACACCTCAAACCTCCACCATCAACCACAAAACCAACGATGTGGACAACAGACAACAATACCAAAG tctcCTTCATAATGTATGTGAACAGCTGGCTGAGTGGTACTTTCAGGATGGCTGCTCTGTTCTGGCTGCCTGCTGCCACCTAGCGGTCGATAATGTTAAG TTAGCCATGTCTAGTCTGATCAGAGGTAATGAGCTGGAGTTGGCTGCATGTGTGGGTATAGTCCTTGGAGACGCAGCCGCTCAGAGTACGGCCTACTGCCTTGAACTCCTTGCCAGGAAGTACATGACCCCACTCACATG GGATCTCTCAGTTGACCTACTTGGAATGATTCCTGAAAACCACATTTTACTGGCTAAGCTCTGTGCATTTTACCCGGGAAGTACTGCAGAAATCAACCAATTACATGAAAGG TGTTGTCTCCCCTCATTAGAGCAGTGTAGAGCCTTGGCAGAGGAATCTATGTGTGAAGGAGATCTGTTTTCAGCTGTTAAATTTCACCTTCTGACCTCTGAACCTGAGAATGCCCTCAAGATAGCAATCGAACATGTTAAAG AACAGCTTACTGGATCGAACTGGACAGTCGACAGTATTCATCCGATCCTTGACCTGTTGAGTTACATCAGAAGTGACCGCCTCCTCATGGCCAACTCTGCTCG AGCCCGCAGTGAGCTGTTGATCCTGTGTGGTTACATCGGCGGTCTGCTTGCCATAAAGAGATGCTACTCCAGCATTGTACCTGCACTCTATGAATACACCAG TCAGTTGTTGAAGCGGAAAGAAGTGAGTGTTCCTCTGAAGATTGAGCAGCTGTCAATGGAGTTGGATGCCTGGCGGGCGTGCACTCAGAGTACTGGCAA CCCTGCATCCGAGAGTCAAAGAGAAGATTTTCGCTGCCTTGAGAAAAGAATCCTGCCAGCAAACTCAG TCTCATGCGGTGCTGATTATGTGACAGGCTCCAATCTGCCAAGTCACTCTGATGTCCAGCTTTCCTGTTTTACTGGTCACAGAATACAG GGTCCAGTATTTTTACTTGAAGATGGCAAATCAGCTATTTCCCTGAATGATGCTTTGATGTGGGCAAAAGTCAACCCCTTCTCCCCACTTGGTACAGGAGTGCGCATCAACCCCTTCTAA